GTCTGTCTAAATCTAGAATCTGTCTCCAACGGATGCCACAAACAGGGTGAAGAGCACAAAATAACACGCAGTAAGGAATCCCTAAAAACACTGATTTAGCTTTCAGCACCTCACAACTGCATTTAGTTGTACCCTGACAGATTTGAATTCCATTTTCCCCCCCCTTCTCTTTACATCCATATGATCTTTTAGCATTCATAAATTCTACTGCAAAGATTTTCTCAGCCTTCTCACACATTTTATGGTCAGTCTCCTCCACTGTAACACACTGTATATTTGATGCACCTGGTTTCAAAATTGGAAGAGACGGTGAACAGTAACTCTGCTTTCTTTATGCCACCCATAAGTCTTGGACAAACACTCCCTCGGCCATTTGTTTTCCATGCTGAAGATTCATGTTCTGAATATATTATCTTTATCTTTAAATACTTTACTCTCCAGGCTTTTGGGGCAATATCTTTTTTCCacaacaaagaagaaatcagtTTCCTTGAAGAGGCAGTATAAATGTCAAACCTTGAACTCCATGGCAAATGGCTGTGACTGTTCTTCTGCGTAGTGAAAATAAACAGCCTGGTTTCTAAAAGAGATATTCAAAGTTACCCCAGTTGACTGGGAGCTGATAATAGATAGGGAACACACTTGAGACTTTTTTCCACATACTGAGTTTATTCTTGGCTACCTACCCAGTTTATCTTTACATTAGAACCTGGACTTTAAAGTTTGCATTATGTATGAGATTCCAGATAAACTTACAACATTAATTAttccacagaaaagaaaacccagCATTAAGAATTCAATGCATTgtttacataataataataattacaaacCCCTTTCTTCCAGTAAATTTGGGCATGACAACTGCATCACTTTGTCACTTTGACTCCTCACTCTTAAGTTACAGCTTCACAGGTATGCTCCTATTAATTGCAACAATTACAAAAACTCATTTTATCACATGAACTTTTGACTGGGATCCATTACAGAGTCCTTCTGCCTCTCCCACCACATCTAGAATATCATGGTTTCAAAGTTCAGGGTGCTTTGtaaaagcaatttatttgcTGAGGGCAAGCCTGGGGTATTAAACTTCTCACTTTACCATGAGACATCGTCCAGAACTCCGTTAGTCTGAGAGGGTTAACAGAAATTAACACAGAGGGCTTTTGGTGTGGTCAGCAACAAACACATTCATGTACACTTAAGTACTAAGGTGTTGAACAAGGAGTTGATTATGGCACTACATTAATGATTGTGCTGTAAGATCATGCTTTTGTGCTAAGTAATGCACAAATCAACCCTGCCATTCTTCTAGAAGCTTATAATTTAAGTATTAAAGAGGATGTAAAATTTGATAAGGGGCTGGAATGAGCATTGGTGAAGGTCAGTAAAATGATCAGAGACAAAACAGACTCACAGACTGTTTTAGCAGCCTCATAACTAACATTTAAAAGCCCATCTTGCACAAATGTCCAGGGCATGAAATATGCAGGGAGGATAGAAGAAGCCCTTCTTACTATTAGATTCAGGAAGAAGGGAATGGAAGAGAGGCCCCATGACCTGCTGTGGAAGAAGTCCTGGCAATCTGGCTTACTGGACCTGTCAGGACAAATATTTAGCAGCAGAAAATGATTAAAAGGAAGATCAAGGTAACCATCATATTTGGTAAACCAAATGGCATCAGAAGCGAAAGGCACaccacagagcagagggacaagtTGGGCTATGAGCGGATATGAGCAGTGAccagaaaaaaagccattaaattaaaaaaaaaaaaaaaaaagaaaagtaagagcAAAAAAGCTAAACTAGGAAAATAAGCTAGACAAGGGTAAAAAAATAAGGCAATGCCACATAGGGATAAATTCCAGGAATTGTCATGATCTTGCAAATATCCCAACTTTGTTCTGGCAGAGAGAAAAGGTCAGCTAAGTTTCAAGGTGCAGAGACACATCTCTCTGAATACAGTGTACCCTGATAGGCTGTCTGCTCCTTCACTGCAATGCTCCACCTGATCAGCCTGCAGTCATGGCCACCATTCATCAAGACAGAGCACAGACTGCTTATCCAACGGCCTCATCTGGGCTGCACTCCCTTATTTATAGCAATGAAGTCACTAGTAAAGCCCTCAGTTGAGCAACGTCTAAAGATGCGTTGCAGCCTACTGAAATTTATTGTTACTGAAGTTTATTGTTACAGAACGGAAGACACAAAAACCTCAGAAGCACACCTATCCCACAGCTCCACTGAAAGGAGCTGACTCAGTACATTCATACCTACACAACATGTTCATCTGCAGCTAAGCTGCTTTCCCAATGACAAGCACGCTCATAAAAAACAccatgataaaaaaaatccacatgaAAAACCTGTCCATCACCTTTGCCACTTTCTTCCACTCAATTCCTTTGGCCCGGTTTGCTTTATGGTCTCGAACACAATTAGCAAtatattcaatatttttaatcagCATTTTGTAACAGGAACGGCAATTAACATTCTCCCTAACATTTTCACCATGAACTCCAAAGCTTTTATTCAGATTTCCATTCAGATTTTCCTTGAGATCACTGTCATCATTTCCACTGGAAAGGTGATTTTTTCTATCTGCCCCCTGACACATGTCACCACCCTCTAACCTGTATTCTTGTTCCTTCTCTCTTCGTGGACTTGTACAATTTTCACCCACatcataaacaaaaaaaatttttgaCATATAGTCCAAGATTACCACTCTGGCCCACTGTGGAACAGGCTTTGCTTCTGAGCCACAGTGATGGACATTCATTATAATGATTGTCAGCGCAGTGGAGGCTGTGATCATGGTCATAGTTGCTATGTAATACTTGCCtggaacacaaaataaaattatattaaagATGCtatccacattaaaaaaaaaaaaaaaatcagtgcagaaatagcaatGTGACAAAGGGGTTGGAAAGCACAGGGAGGGACACAGAGAAAGCAGTCCAAGGCTATGTCCTGTCTGCTTAGAGTGATAGATGGGTAAGGAAGGTACTCAAATACAGCAAGTCATAATGTGGGTGGGAATTAATTCTGGTGAGAAAGTtagcataaataaaataaataccaagTAAATGTAAAGAGCTTCAGTTTAACTGTACAAATACCATGCATACTTCAAGTATTTcactagatatttttttttcttaacaaatgCAGCCAACATTTATCTTCCGAAAAGCCATAGATGACACACAGTCAATCCGACATACAGCCCTGATTTCAATAAGCCATGTTTAAGAACAAAGCATGTAAAACTCACCTATCAAAGGTACGTTTTCAGAGGGAGGCATAATCTCTGCAACCATCAGCTGGAACACAGTCAGAGCAAGAAGAACTGTAACACCTAGAGACACTTTTTCTCCAGAGTCTGCAGGGAGATAGAATCCAAGTGGAGCGAGGAAAGAGATCAAAATGCAAGGAAGAAGAAGATTAAATATGTAGAAAGATGACTTCCTTTTCAAAATCAGCGTAAACGTTACATCTGGATaaggctcagagcagcagccgtAAGTGATTACATTCTTAACCGCTGGCATACCATGAATCTCCCATTCCACGTCTTCTACAAAGTCAGAAAGGTCACCACTATCAAGAGAATTGATGATGTCTACCTGATTACCATTATAGGTCCAGGAACCAAATGTAAGGTTGCACTGCTGGCtgtcaaaaggaaaataagatacATCCACTACACATGAGCTTTTTGTGATAGCAGGTGCATCCCAAGTGATTTTTCCATCATATCTCAACACAACATTAGTATTCACAGGTTCTGAAAAGTCGTCATCAGCcctaaaagacagaaaagcaacagTCAAGATTGATATGCAGCAATTCAGTGCACGGGTTGGGGAAAGCTGGGGGGAGATCCTGGCTTCACAGCATTAAAAGCatgcttctgaaaatgtgtTATTTATTCATATTGATTTTTACTAGAAACTTACTATATTGCTTACTACATTATTTACAAGTACCAGTCCCCATTAGTGCCAAACATCAGTGAAACTAAATTATACTGTATACTGTATTTCTTGGCCATTGCTTCTTCAAACTTGACCTCAAACAGGACACAGTGAAATACcagattcattaaaaaattatgaTAATCTGCTGTTCATTACTGGCCAGGGAGAGCAGACAAGATGGAGCCTTTGCATACCACCTTCCTGTAGGCACCCTCTTCCAGAGTTCTTCAGCAGCCTTTGCAGAAAGCATTTAAGATTGACAATGTTCAAAACTCACTGCAAACAAGAAATTCATACCAGCTCTGCTATGTAGCTGGATCCATTGCCAAACTATCTTATCTATGGCTTTAGGGATGatcagtaataaatattaaGACAACAAATATATTCCCTGCTAATGTAAAATGAAGTTCAGGCTCCATGAGTCATTTCTTCTTCTACCCTCTCTCTTACACCCATTCAAGATGATTCTCTCTGGCCTCACTCACTTGTTATAGAGGACAATATCTGGCCTCCAGACCAAATTGCTTGGAATTCTGATAGAATCCAATCCATCGTATTTATCCTTATCCCATTTGAGATATGCATCATACCAGCTTTGTCGAATCCATAAGTAAGCTGTTAAAATTTGGTTCCTTTCATCCTgtataaaaaatacaaaaatatttctcgCTGAAGGTGAAAAAAAGTACATTCTAGATGCTGACAGCATTTGTTGTACAGCTTTAAAGCAGTGCCCAAAACAGGCCTGAATACTGACAGTCCACAGTACTTCCCACACAGGTACATATGTACATACAGTGCATGGGGAGCTTCTCTATTCGATCCTCTACGACTCTCTTGTTCAAACCTTCCTCTCAAAAGGAGGATTATTTTCCCTGCACCCTCCCTAGCTTTAAATACAGTTACCTCCGTTTCTTGTATCTCTAAAAAGTTCCTTTTTCCACAGTCAGAATAACAGCAGATTTAGCTTAAAACTCTGAAAGCTTGAGGTCTTGAAGTTGTAATTCACAAGTCAGaagtgattttccttttcccttccagacaaattttcttttcccttagaAGTGTTGAACCAAGTGTTGAACTGGTTGAACCAAGTTTTTAAGAAGTTACTGGAAGCTAAAATATGGGGTTTAAGGAGAAATTAATTGCTCCTTAGAAAAAACACTCCCTCTTTCTATTTAGTAGCAAAAGTTGCCTGAAAGCTGGAATACAAACACTTTACTgatactacaaaaaaaaattcttaacaATTTAGCAGCTGTAAGTTTGTAGACACGTAATGGAAGTTGTACAACTGCAATCAGATAAGACTATTAAGAACTGCAGAACATGACCCTTGTGAGGAATCATTACTGAAGTTGTCACAGCAGTATGCAAGCTGCTTTCCTACTTCAAACAAGTTAGCAGTTGGTACGTTTCtgcacattttcagaaaaacagaactgtatttttacTCACCATGTCTTTAATTTGGGACAATGTTATCTGAAGGGTAACATTCAGCACTTTATCTGTGTCTTCCACTGGTCTTAGAGCATTTGAATAGTCTTCAAACAGTTCACTGAACAGCATCTGAGCATATTTCCCTTTGGCTGATTCTACAGCTGGATAATAGATTTGTTCAGTACATCAGATTAAGCACCGAGCAATATCAGAAGCCATCCCCTTCCAATAGCTTCAAATAGCATTTGCTATATTTATCATACACATACTGTAGAGTATAATTTAGTGCAGAAACAGAGCAAACCTGATAAAGTTGTTCAAATAAAGATAGCATTCACCTGTAGTAAATGAATAGCTAGCCCTAGCTTTTCACACCtacttgaaaaaaacaaaaaaaaatctgtatccAGAGATTCTTGCCattttttgaaagtaaatatcattacatttattttactcaTATCTGGAAATTATTGACTGAGGGACATCTGCCAAACTAAAATTACAAGCAAAGGCTGAAGTCAAAACTGCTCCCAAGCTAATAACTTGTGACATCTCCCTAAACACAGCACTGATAGATTCATGATACCTTCAGAATTTACCTCATCCCCCAcgctctcttttctttttttttaagcagcacTTGGAAATATTCCgagctgcttttcttcacaATTTAACAATTACAAGAAAGATGAACACATCCTTGGACCAAAACATTTCCCAGAGCATATATTTGAAGGCATTTATTGCTATCCACATGCCATGGATAGCACACCAAAACTTCAAGTTGTAAACACTTTTGCTATTCCGTACTACTTTATGCATCATAGTTTCTCAAGACAGGGTCTCTATTATCTTTAGATTCATGCATTTTTGCAAGTAAAGGATGAGGACAGTGACATTCACAAGGCTTGTACAAATGCCAGCTGGCATAGAGTAGGAAGCAAGCGTTCTGGAACGCACCGCTCTTTGGTGACTCACAGTCACTTCCTGGGCTAACCAGAGTTCAAAGAAAAACCTcttgattaaaaagaaatcttaacAAAAGCTTCATAAGGAGCGTTTAGATCTATCTGGTTATATATAATCCTTCATTTTGTCGATACGTCAGAAAGATGAAGAataaaagccaaagaaaaacacacatgaAGGAGACTTCTGGAGCTCAGCCAAGTACGACACATCAGGACACCAACTCCTATATGAGTAGAATAAACCTCCATGCAAAACTTAGCTACCAAGAAGTGTTTTCTCACCTTGAAGCATCGCGGCTGTGAACAGCAACCAGAGAGAGACATAAAAGGATGACAGgttatttctcttcatttctggACCTTAAATAAAACTGTTCACCCAGAAGCATGACAATTTTTATCACTATCCAAAACTGTAACAAAAGATGAGTTACTGTGGTACTGAAGTACAGCTAGAAGTAACACAGTCCTCCTTCTGCAGCTGTCAGTGTCCTGGAGAGATGGCCTCTGTTCCTGCAGTGCCTGGGGCTCTGCTGAACCCTCCCTCTCTCCGTAACCTGAGAGCTGCCTCCTTGAAGCTAATGCTGTGCAAGACAACAAACGGATGGGATATCAGTAGGAAAACTGTTTTCCATTGCTTTACTCCCTACAAACATAAGATTATGTTTCTTCATAGAtcagacatttttcatttctccagtGGG
Above is a window of Meleagris gallopavo isolate NT-WF06-2002-E0010 breed Aviagen turkey brand Nicholas breeding stock chromosome 4, Turkey_5.1, whole genome shotgun sequence DNA encoding:
- the CHRNA9 gene encoding neuronal acetylcholine receptor subunit alpha-9 isoform X2, which encodes MLFSELFEDYSNALRPVEDTDKVLNVTLQITLSQIKDMDERNQILTAYLWIRQSWYDAYLKWDKDKYDGLDSIRIPSNLVWRPDIVLYNKADDDFSEPVNTNVVLRYDGKITWDAPAITKSSCVVDVSYFPFDSQQCNLTFGSWTYNGNQVDIINSLDSGDLSDFVEDVEWEIHGMPAVKNVITYGCCSEPYPDVTFTLILKRKSSFYIFNLLLPCILISFLAPLGFYLPADSGEKVSLGVTVLLALTVFQLMVAEIMPPSENVPLIGKYYIATMTMITASTALTIIIMNVHHCGSEAKPVPQWARVVILDYMSKIFFVYDVGENCTSPRREKEQEYRLEGGDMCQGADRKNHLSSGNDDSDLKENLNGNLNKSFGVHGENVRENVNCRSCYKMLIKNIEYIANCVRDHKANRAKGIEWKKVAKVMDRFFMWIFFIMVFFMSVLVIGKAA
- the CHRNA9 gene encoding neuronal acetylcholine receptor subunit alpha-9 isoform X1, which translates into the protein MKRNNLSSFYVSLWLLFTAAMLQAVESAKGKYAQMLFSELFEDYSNALRPVEDTDKVLNVTLQITLSQIKDMDERNQILTAYLWIRQSWYDAYLKWDKDKYDGLDSIRIPSNLVWRPDIVLYNKADDDFSEPVNTNVVLRYDGKITWDAPAITKSSCVVDVSYFPFDSQQCNLTFGSWTYNGNQVDIINSLDSGDLSDFVEDVEWEIHGMPAVKNVITYGCCSEPYPDVTFTLILKRKSSFYIFNLLLPCILISFLAPLGFYLPADSGEKVSLGVTVLLALTVFQLMVAEIMPPSENVPLIGKYYIATMTMITASTALTIIIMNVHHCGSEAKPVPQWARVVILDYMSKIFFVYDVGENCTSPRREKEQEYRLEGGDMCQGADRKNHLSSGNDDSDLKENLNGNLNKSFGVHGENVRENVNCRSCYKMLIKNIEYIANCVRDHKANRAKGIEWKKVAKVMDRFFMWIFFIMVFFMSVLVIGKAA